The Engystomops pustulosus chromosome 7, aEngPut4.maternal, whole genome shotgun sequence DNA window ggattttcagtgcagctggtggcatcatcaccaataagcgtacacgcctgtcgactgacagcgcagacatgctgacgcttatcaagataatTCAAGAtgaatttctcatgatttccattctccaccaggtgaaagcagctcaacctgaataattctcatgtatgaaCTGCTCCTTCtcatccttctcctcctctttgtacactaaagcagaagcaactggctattttttgccagggtcaactggctctagctacagtactgtatgtatttaatttttctggagggccacctacccggtcctcagtattgaaaaatattttggaagtgccacatacaggtacaggcggtcccctacttaagaacacccgacttacagacgacccctagttacaaacgcacctctggatattattaaattactgtactttagctctaggctacaataaacagctataatagttatcataagtgtctgcaattaagctttattattatttctggttcttatgacaacccaacatttttaaaatccaattgtcacagagaccaaaaaaattctgtctgggtttgcaatgataaaatatatagttccgacttatatacaaattcaacttaagaacaaacctacagaacctatcttgtatgtaacccggggactgcctgtactctaagTATATAATTTTCCTGGAGAGCCACCTaatcggtcctctgttttaaaaattttttgggagtgccacatacaggtactctatatatttaatttttctggagggccacctacccggtcctcagtattgcaaatgttttgggagtgccacatacaggtactctatgaatctaatttttctggagagccacctacccggtcctcttttttaaaaaatgtttgggagtgccacatacaggtactctatgtatttaatttttctggagggccacctacccggtcctcagtattgcaaatgttttgggagtgccacatacaggcactatccaaatttaattgtctccatagcagcctccacatgtcttcatagctgcctccaaaagttgtctccatagctgcctccacatgtcgtcctctatagtatcagggtcaattattgggtgttttagatgctatctcgcctcactcgccatgccatcgccatgctgttgcccataattttggcataatggtgcgattaggcagcctcagaggcatccatgcatgctgctcctgctgtttcctgtccatttccgtggtgtttccatcatttcctGAGGTTTCCAGATTTTTggctaagcttccctgtgcagagccttggtccccttgaaaaatgcttgagtctcccattgacttcaatggggttcgttattcgaatgGAGCACCGGAGTTCTCGaaataacgagcacttgagcattttagtgctccctcatctctaatcatcaggAGAAGTGGTCAGCTTATTTAAGatgaattattttgtactggggtgATTCCGCTATAAGAAGTCTTGAGAAAGCATGCTTGCACGAGAAACGGCCCATCGCCTTGGCAAGGCAGCTTCTCATTCTGCTCTGTACCTCTACAATTATAAAGGAAGCATTTTTATATCATTCCGGTGAGTGCCGTTTTTCCCTCTTTTGTTTTGCCTCATCTGTCTGCATATATTGGACGTGCACCCTGGACTGCTTTGTTTTCCCTAATGCCCAGTCTCCTGCCTTTGGTCTGCAGAAGGTGTTCATTAATTTTGGTGTGCCGGCCTTTGAactttcttctctcctctccctcctagatTCCACTATAAGATTTACCATAATCTACCAAGAATCTACCATAACACCTTAATAATGTTGGACTGAGGTTCTAGTCCAAAATAGTTTTGAGGGCCCACCCTGCATCAATCCCTAAAAAAAGACCCTTATAGTTCAAAATTTGGATTGCTTTCTGTTGGATTGTGGACTTCAATATTGCATAATCTTCAGGGTCTTTGGTGGCCTGCTGCAACCCTGGGACTTGTTGAGAAAACTGCTGATTATGCAAAACTATGCATAAAACAAATCAGGTGACAAATTTTGTGTAGACAAATGTTGTGCCTCCCCATGCTTGTGCAACCAAAACAGCACTAAATTGTTGAGGCTTGGGCTCCACAACATCTCTGATTGTAGTATAATATATTAGCAGAAGATATTTTGCCCCTTCAAAGTCATGACATGCTTAAAGATTTGGATTTTAATGCCAAGTTTTTTCACCCTAAAATTTCTTTTCATAGGTAAGATCTCAGAGAAAATAGATAGTGCTTCTTGGCCTCTTGACTCACTGAGCGTTCTTTTAAATTGGTGGCTGAACTATGGAattgcatatttttattttattttacatactGAAATAGTAAGTACACCGATTTTAGCATCTATTAGTGAACAAATGCagaaaaacaatgttttattGAATTATATAACTTTATGGATAGTATTAACGTATACAGGATTTTAGGCAATTTTTCAGTAAGTTTACATATAGATCTGTTTATACATCATTGTCAGACATGATGAGGAAATCCAGATTAAAACAAAATATTACATAAACAatgataacagaaaaaaaaattcacatctgTGAATCATGGATATGTCAAGTCCATGTCCTCCTCACACTGCATTTGAGTTTattaatttctatatttattttgAGGCTTCATTTCTCTTTTTCCAGATGCTTTCAAAACAGAGCAATGAAAATTAATGGATGAAATCTAAGTGATAATATTCACAAACGCTTGGTCagagatggtctaaaaaatggcATTCAGTGTTTTTTCACATTCAGGAAAAAGGATGACCTATGTATCGGAAGACAAGGACATGGACAGATAATCATGGACTTTGCAAACCTAACCTTGTCTAACCTTGTAAGTTTAGGTCACGGCATCCAGTATTCCACAGAAAAGTAATTGTGGATTGATATAGATATGTCCTTACTTCCTTTCTCCTAGGTTGAGATATTCCCTAAATGTGTGATGTGAAATGGTCACCATAGAACATTGTGGGTTATGCCAATTTTCTTTATTTCTAAAATATATCTAACAATGCTTAGTAGATGGTTCACATAGAGAAGATAGGACGTTACTTTGAGTACATCATGTCATCTTTCATTGATATGCCTCAGCACGCTTTTTAGACATCTTTTAAGCCCACATATGACTTCCTGGTTCCTCAGACTATAGATGATAGGATTGAGGAATGGAGTGTACATGGCATATACCAGGGCAAATAGTTTGTCATACTCTACTGAATGAGATGTTTTAGGAGTAGCATACACAATACAAGCAGCACCATAAAATAGGGTCACGACTATCAAGTGtgaggagcaggtggagaaggccttcTTCCGTCCTGTTTTTGTCTTTATCTTCATAATAGAATGTATTATATTAATATACATAAGTACAACAATGGCCAGGTTGAACATTGTGGCAAAACCACCAACAAATCGATTGATGGAAACAGTAACTGTGATGTCGTTACATGCCAGGCTGAGCATCGGGGCTAAATCACAGAAGTAATGATTCACATAGCGTCTTCCACAAAAAGAAACTCGAGAAGTGAGAGTCATGGGGATGAGTGCTGTCAAAAACCCAGTGATCCAGCACATCAAACTTAAATCTCGAACGACTCGATTATTCATGATGACATTGTATCGTAGAGGTTTACAGATGGCCACAAATCGGTCAATGGCCATAATAGCCAGAAGATTACACTCTGTGATACCCAAACTATGGAACATGTAGATCTGAGAAAAGCACCAGTAGAAGgagatctttttattttttgtaaccaACATAGTCAACAGCTTAGGTGTCGTGGTAGATACATACCAGATCTCAAGACAGGACAGATTGGTGATGAAGAAGTACATTGGTGTGTGAAGATTTGTGTTATAATATAcaaccacaatgatcaacatgTTTCCAATAAGGGTTAAAACgtagataataaaaaaaactgtaaacagGAGTGGACTGTATTTTTCATAGACAATAAATCCTATAAGCTCAAAGACTATGAATTTTGTCTGGTTTAGATTTTCCATAATGCTATTGGTGATAGGGGGATATTCTGTTGAATTAGTCAATATTTAAAATATCTGTAAGTAATAGACAtcagtaaaaataattaaaataaagtgAAATATCTTGCAATTCATAAAGTTTTGAATCAGTTCAggatgattttaaaaaattacaaaaatttgaTCCTGTCCTGGAGGACAAATTAGTGCAGGAAGCCCCCTGACTGCATACAATATAAGCAATGTAAGGTTTGTTCTTCACCTGAATTTGTAAGTAAGATGGAACAAGTATATTTATCTTTATCGTAACtgcaaacaaaatgttttttttgtccctgtgacaattttaTATCCTAAATCTTCGGTTGCTTGGTCTCTAACTAGGGGGTATTCTTTAAGTTGAGGGTTCTTAAGTCGGGAACTCAATAGTTATAAACATTTTCATATTCAATATGCAAGATTTTATAGATCTCTACATATACAGTAGCCTCTTAGTATAAGACCAAGGTACGTTTTGGCCCCTCACATGACTGTTCCAAACTTTGGACATTAAAATCATTAAGTTATGCTCAATTTAATTTATAAAAGAtgttatattaaatatattgAGACTTACTGtaatctttatttaatttttttcatgccCTTTTCTTCCCATAAGACCAgtatccccccccaaaaaatcggAATATAGTATAAATTGggataataaacaaaaaaatataattaaaaaacacaCCTACCTGATGCTAAACCTTTGAAGGAAATGTCAGGGATGTTGTTTTGCCCTTTATATAGTATTTGAGGTAAACTGAGGCCATTAACTTGTTTTTTACTTGCTGTCTCTTCGGTATTGGTGACCGATTAACGTGATTATGGTAAAATAATTTAATGATGCCTTTGAGCCTTATTAAATATGTAATTGCTGCATTATTTTACAAGTATTAGAATAATAACTAATTTCacctattttttgtaaaaaataaatgtaagccCTTCTGACACATCAGTTTTTGAATTCCTTATTAGGCCCTATTTTTAAAAACTTGCATTTAAATTTTTAGCATAAAGACAAGATATAGTAAATGATTTTTTACTATCATTATTTTTAAGAATGTTAGCAAGATACAGGTCTTTCTAAAATATTTGGTAAatttttcaaaacaaaaacattttctgAAGGCAGTCCTAAAGTgcaatataaaataaacagtacATACATCACCTCATTTTCAATACACCTTTTAGGAAGTTTTCTTAACGGACACCTACCATTAGAATAGCTGTTTATACTCACCTCCCTGTCCTTTGCTGAGGTGCAATTATCTTCTATTAGTATGTCTAAATAGTGGACCATTAAGGAGAAATAATagatgtcacgggtgaccccgcgatccatgtctcggatcgcaagGGCACCCGTGTCCCGCTCTGCCGCGTGGTCCCTGGTCCGTTCCTGTCACTGGTGTCCcggcgatccgcaa harbors:
- the LOC140070087 gene encoding olfactory receptor 6N2-like produces the protein MENLNQTKFIVFELIGFIVYEKYSPLLFTVFFIIYVLTLIGNMLIIVVVYYNTNLHTPMYFFITNLSCLEIWYVSTTTPKLLTMLVTKNKKISFYWCFSQIYMFHSLGITECNLLAIMAIDRFVAICKPLRYNVIMNNRVVRDLSLMCWITGFLTALIPMTLTSRVSFCGRRYVNHYFCDLAPMLSLACNDITVTVSINRFVGGFATMFNLAIVVLMYINIIHSIMKIKTKTGRKKAFSTCSSHLIVVTLFYGAACIVYATPKTSHSVEYDKLFALVYAMYTPFLNPIIYSLRNQEVICGLKRCLKSVLRHINER